One genomic segment of Meiothermus sp. QL-1 includes these proteins:
- a CDS encoding glycosyltransferase: protein MRVWAVVPTHNRPSLLRECLEALQKQTYPIERILVVLNASPPEVKSLLAEFPEVERLELEQNEGSAGGFYHGMRRALEQGADWVWLMDDDGIPHSNALEKLLEAEQVTRPWRGPADLLLCRVVWVDGQIHPMNFPLPDWRRPGLLWKAVRYGYLAVRSGAWTGMLVRSQSILQHGLPNPAYFVWCEDLEFSGRVLRRGLGYWVHDSVVVHKTSQPTAAVGDYGERFFFEARNRVWLLRSKAFGGVGKFYWLLHFMGEIVAYLWQTRLAGWRTLARGLWAGLTQSPKK from the coding sequence GTGCGAGTCTGGGCCGTTGTCCCAACCCATAACCGCCCTTCTCTCCTGCGCGAGTGCTTGGAAGCGCTGCAAAAACAGACCTACCCCATCGAGCGGATCCTGGTGGTGCTAAACGCCTCCCCGCCCGAGGTGAAGAGCCTGCTGGCCGAGTTCCCAGAAGTAGAGCGGCTCGAGCTGGAGCAAAACGAGGGCTCCGCTGGTGGTTTCTACCACGGCATGCGGCGAGCCCTCGAGCAGGGCGCAGACTGGGTGTGGCTGATGGACGACGACGGCATCCCCCACTCCAACGCGCTGGAAAAGCTGCTCGAGGCCGAACAGGTCACCCGCCCCTGGCGGGGGCCAGCGGACCTCCTGCTCTGCCGGGTGGTGTGGGTGGACGGCCAGATTCACCCCATGAACTTCCCCCTACCAGACTGGAGAAGGCCTGGCCTCCTGTGGAAGGCCGTGCGGTACGGCTACCTGGCCGTTCGCTCGGGTGCCTGGACGGGCATGCTCGTGCGAAGCCAGAGCATCCTCCAGCACGGGCTTCCCAACCCGGCATACTTCGTTTGGTGCGAGGACCTGGAGTTTAGCGGACGGGTGCTGCGCCGAGGCCTGGGATACTGGGTACACGACAGCGTCGTGGTCCACAAAACCAGCCAGCCCACAGCGGCCGTGGGCGACTACGGCGAGCGCTTTTTCTTCGAGGCCCGAAACCGCGTCTGGCTGCTTCGCTCCAAAGCCTTTGGCGGCGTAGGTAAATTCTACTGGCTGCTGCACTTCATGGGCGAGATTGTCGCCTACCTCTGGCAAACCCGGCTTGCAGGCTGGAGAACCCTGGCGAG